The DNA sequence caacaaaaaaaaacccaaatttcagttttcgtttataattgtttttttaaatctatcTAAGTTAGTCTCAATTCTGTTAAAACTTagacaacatttttaaaacgaatacAGCTTAAACGCAAATCAACAGTCAAGGGGCTCTTGGCGTGCCAGCtgtacaaaatttcaaatgaattctaAATCCAAAGGAAATTAACAgtaaaaaagttgaatttaaaaaaaaggttttttttaactttaaacCTGAGTTTTGTATCTGTAAATAATTGCTACTggatttaatcaaattaaaatgttgagATCAACCGACAAAtatattaaatgtaaaaaagctaatcaaaaaaataaacaaaaacccaCATTGTACGAGTTGGAGTCATCAAATTTGAAATGGAGACAGCTGAACctttttaaacatttcttgGATTCGTATCGTCGTACTGAGTACATAGCAGTTTTTTCCCTTTCTCCAGATGGCAATCACATCCGAAGTATattcggatctattacttcttttgatcaaacaagtttcaagagattgatgcgaaatctattacttcatttcgtttaacatGCATTTCGCTACATAAGACCACATCAGTTAAAGTTTAGCATTTATTTTCCGTcgcaattatcgataacagatgcacaataaaaaaaaagtcttcttCAGTGGTGCTGAGTGTACGAGAGCGATTAAGGGCAAACCATGAgaagtgtttgtttgtttaacgTTACATGGCGGAGTAGCGaccaaaacaaatttcttacaTTAATTTTGGTTAAATGAAGTTCAGAAAAAGTATTTGGGCCGACATTGACAAGACCAAGGCCACTCCTGTTGTTTGTGGCAGCGGCCACGGTCAGGCTAATCAAGTTTTAATTACAATTCTCAGAGTCGTAAGTTCTTAAGAGTGTTAAGTCCTAAAGATTTAGGAATCACTGAAAATTAGGATGAATGAAAAGATAATTGCGATTACTCAGGAGTGTTTCTTGGTGCTCTTCTACTGATTCCATAAGACTTTTCATGGATCAATACCACTGGGTTAAAAGAGCCTGATCTTCTCAAACCAATACTAAAAGACACCACACTTTATTTCTCCTTCTATTTATGTGGAGACTTCTTTTTTACATGTTGCGTCTGATCTCTTTCCGTCACCTGTTGTAAAAAATGTCACCTCTTTATTGAATAGGTGTAAACTGTCTCTGATTAATTTGATTGCTTTGACACAAAAACGTTATAGTTATTTTCGTGTTGGACAGAGTATTTTACAAGTAGGTAAACCTAAAgcatacaaaaacaaataataaaaaatgataaaaaagaattaaataaaattacaatggTTTTGTTAACTATATGTTTAGTGATCGAACAACAAAATCTTTGCTCTTGTAAACCTATAaacattatttaaataaaaaaaaattaataattcaaaCAACAAAGATAGAACATAGTTGCTGAAAGCGTTACTGcctatatatataaaaaaaatttaagtttaagaattaaaagtaacaaaaaaataaaaaaaagaattaagaAGACAtccaaaagaaagaaagaaagaaagacgATAGGTCAATAGACGAAAACATCATAACACCTGAAAAGGACATTATGAAAATCTGGTTTAGTAATTCActaaacacaataaaaaattaagcGTCCGTGCTGttacaatttaaattgttgtattatCAGTACGGTGACCGAGTTAAAGAGAATTCAAATGAGATTGCATAATTCTTCCATTAAAAATCAAGTTGTAACCATAGAGATAACAAAAATTGCGGTATTACCGAGACGTGAACAGATCGCtgtttcattaaattcagAATTATTATCCGATCTTTCAGTCATTTTCCATGTGGATTTACAATATCTATGTGACAGTTTTTGAAGAAGCTGTTTGACCCaggaactatttttgggaaagcaattttcctaattttcacatttttttttaaatttacagtgaacgacatctcaaatgtctcactgtcatttttttcaaagaatgtcattgtgaatttgcaatgacacaataaaattctcagaaaaatttgacagtgagacatttgagatgtcgttcactgtaagaaaaatgtgggataattttggaaaattcaaattttcccacaattttcaacagtttctcaaatttttccaaaaacctctttttaaaaaattaatggaaatattggaaaataaaatgaaagcaaaataaaatgatcgagtctggtttttgacaattgaatttcaattgtcaaaaaccagactcgatcattttattttgcttttaccttattggaaatttttgcaaataattcaagaaaatataaaatattgatttccCAAATATAGTCTCTGGTTTAACTTCTCggattttccattaaaactTTATGTagtcaaagaaaattgttgcaTTGGCCTTttcagacggcaagcatatcattAGGATGgctatcgaatctgttacggGCCTGTACTTATGATTTGaaatataattattttcaacagataAATTATAGGTCACCGTTGTCGGTAGCATATAGCCGTCCGTAAAGTTAGTGTATGTCATCTTTCAAAATGTAAATCGCAtggttttaaaacaaaataatatttgtaatcaacgaaaataaaggaaaaaccTGAAAGAAAAATCAGTTTGCTAAATAGCTAATTAAACCTTGgaagaacaaacaaaaatttcttcttgcTATCATCGATTCGGTTTTCTAACAGTAAATTGTTCTTTGatcacagaaaaaaagaagatggAAAAGATTTCGAGCGAACCGACAGGCTACGGCTTTACAAACACACAACACaaatacattttccaatttgtttCCATGTgttttacacattttccaaAACACAGAATCAACGAAAGTGTGATAGTTTCATATAAATGAAACACTTTTCGATGATGTGatgtgaaaattattattattttttaatcaatGTACAATTCCTATAATTGCCCCCCACTTCAGTACACCAATTAAACTTgacacaatttaaaacaaaatactaTCACCATAAATGCTCcattttttgtcataaaaaaaaactaattataattatattgtaaaacaaaatattgtttaaaagaagattcgagaaaaaaaatattttctttttgtaaatgaaaccaagttgaaaattgaaaataaattaaataaaatttccattattATGAAAAAGCAATCACTTTTCCACCTACTGCAAAGTCTAAACAGCATACCCCGTGGAACTCCGTGCACCGACTGATTCTGTTCCATTATTTGATTCCAGTATAGCTAAAAGTTTGTGTTCATACAGTACAGTGACTGCACAGATAAAAAAttagattaaaattttagggtcCAAGGGGATTGATTACTTCCGAATAGTAGTTCTTTGTAATTCTTCTAGGAATTGACGAAATGTAATTCCTTCAATGATTATAATTGAGACTAAACAATCATATTAGAGCTTATCAGGCAGCTAATATATCCACAACTATAAAAAATAGTACTTATTATATATGACAGTGGGCCAAAAAGGAGTGTTTAAGCGTGATTCTTacttgtatggaaatttttttttgtcgatatttggaaattacataccatacaaaatattgtgttggtatatggaacatttttctgtatagacgcgattttttaaaaaaaattttagtggTCACGAAAAATCACCGAAGTTTGTATGGCCTACTATGGgggaaaaaattttccatacaaacttcGACGATTTTTCGTGACcactagaaatttttttaaaaaatcgcgtccatagagaaaaatgttccatataccaacacaatattttgtatggtatgtaattttcaaatattgacaaaaaaaatttttccatacaagtAAGAATGACGCTTGTTGACCATGGtcaaaaacacacctttttcatacctaggacccgaatatgaaaaatattatttgtacCACGGATTAAAAGTCTAGTTTAGCTTATTCGATttcagacctcgccttcggctatGTTTGGAgacctctcacacgctaaaaaagacttatagtcctaggtacgaaatatactatttcgtCCGAGTATATTCAGGCTGACCAAAAAATCACGTTCCTAAAAAAACTAGGCCGGAAATTtgtttgagggattcttttgaaaaactgcctaccgaaatcgtacgttttgtgtagctcgagcaatttttaaattgacagtgtaagtcttcagGTGAAAAATTTAACTGCTTacatttcagtgtggatgaattttaaaaccaatagtTCAATAGCTCAATAGtacgtgtgattacctttctaatgacaaccCACACAACCCTgcacggctcgtgtaactggagaaatttttgtaagaaaagtgcaagttttcggtttttcatgACCTCTcgctagccacacaagcttcgaagatttttttttgaaagtggttttggattctagggtcgaagtcctttctaggtacatatAGAAAATTCTACTGCTCGGAACAGATCAGAtcaatctgatttttttttcagattgatCTTAAATTTACCCGATctgaatctgatctgaaaattttgatctgatctgattcTGATTTTCGGATCTGAAGACTTAAATCTGATATGATCTGATCCAATCTGAATGATCTGAAGGGATCTGAAGTTCcaagaataaaatttgaaattccaaAACTTGCTACTattatagaaatatttttgattttattagttCCCCTGCAGTCGGGGAGCCTAGCAGTTCAagaatttctaataaattagCATTCGTTTCGTCGTactgattttcagatttcagattgATCCGAAAATTTCcagattcaaattttcagttttcagatcagatcagatcaggCCGCCAGAGATCtggatctgaatctgaaattttcagaccgttttttttcagattcagatcaggtCAGAACAATTTGTTTCGAGCCCTAGaaaattccactagaaaatgcgtccgaatTCGGTAGGCTGATTTTTAAAGGGCAACATTCTTTTCGTTTCGGCTATTTATCTGGTGAATAATGTGACGTATTTGGACCGCCTGAATAAaggatatttttgaaattaaatggatAAGACACCATTTTCACTGTGGCCTccaagaaagaaagaaaaattagaaacGAGAATTCAGATCTTGAAACGTTTTGAGGATAAAAAGTCGGTTTTAAATGGTCACTTAACGAGACGAAATCCTTTAGATTGCCTGAACAATTTTAAGCATTTTAAGAatcaaaaaaacatattttttttaataagtaAGAACACTGTTAGtgattttcaatcaatcaatctgTCTATTGAACATCGAAAAGATGTTtgtgtttaaaaataattttgtgttcaaCTTGTAACAAAACTGAATGCATATTTTGAGTCAAGTAACAAACGTTGTTAACTATAGACTCTACCTAATTTACAGGCGAGAAAGTtctaaaaataagttttttttttatttaaaattattcgTCAATGGTTGGTTCAGGTAAGACCGGCTgtctttttctttgaattatgTTATCATCGCAAAAAGTCGATGGACATGCTTAAGAGGCACGACGTAAAAGTTGATAATGAATCAGGCAGGATTTTATAACGACaaaaaaacgttcaaattCGCACGATTTCCAGCAATCGAAAGTCGTTGTAGTGTTGCAGCGGAAACGATAATTTAGTGAACAATCtgttaacataaaatttccaCTAAGTGTATTTGCAAGTATTCGTCTGCTAATAATTATCTTGCACATAATGAGTGagtcaagtttttttttctactcgGGGTCTCGTTACTCGGGATTATTAAATATATTCTGGCTGCACGCACATAACAGTCAATCCATATGATTATGTcttattaattaaaacaaacaactCTCTTCAATGTATTTACATAAATATCACATTTATTTGTCTTGTTTTATCATCGTCTTAAAACTACTTAACTTATACATTCTATCGATACCTACGGTCGTCAATACGATTGTAATGTGTCTGGAAATATTATGTtgatttttacataaaatttatgatttttttaattgctaAGATTGTAGTTTTGAAGAGGTAATTACAGTGTTAATTCATAGGTTTAATTAGGCATATGCTGAGAGCTTGTTTTTAGAGACCAATCACTCAATTAGGACTTAGTGTAAAAGAATGAGATTAGACAGACAGTGGTGGTAGATCATCCAATTAAAACTACCtcttaatattttcgaaattctttAAGTTTGAGGTTGTTTGCTCACGTTGCGTTGTCTAATTTTAAAGCAAATTACATAGCTCGGAGACCGTAATCAGCATGttaaatccattacataactagtCTTGCTttcatgtgtttattgacctcggcctcgcctcggatcaacaaaactcCCACGAAAACTcaacttttgaaattttatttctcgttATGTAAGTGACTAATGTTCTGATCGGTTATTATAACTGCTGAAAATGGAAAAGCTTCTATTAAATCTCTACTTTCGATTTGATTGTTTGTTCGTATTGTTAATTTGCTGGAATTCAAAACGATTCTAATTTGAACCATTCATGAGGCGAAAGAATGTCGTGTAAATCGAAGGTTGCACTTTTGTGAgctttcttcttagtttcgtctatttaatgaattaaatttcgactATGAGACGACTATCTAACAGGAATTCTTTGCCCATCACTTCCTCACAAATTTTGTACAGGTAAAACTCTCGATGCCGCCGCCAACGGCATAGAATTATTTGGGGGCTGTAAATTAGTCATTTGTATAAGATTGCGCTGGTTATTGTGTATATTAATGTTATGATGGCAAAGATTTGGTCGAGACGTTGACGCCGTTTGATTCAATTGATTCAATTGATTCCGCCGATTATTAGGCACGTCTGGCAGTGCGAATCGAAGTTTATCCCAAAAGAATTTGTCACCCCACTGCAAATAGGTGTTTGTTTTCAGGTACAGACGAATGTCGGGATCGAGATCCTTGTGCGGTATCTCGCCCAATATGATCACAATCAAACGACGTCGACGATCGCGTAAAACTTGATGATGGGCAGATTTGAATTCGAACCGACACCATTCCGATTTGATATAATTTTCGGATAGAACCATTATCGTCCGGCGGGACGATTCGATGGCTTGTAAAATCGTATCGGCGATGTACGCACCGACGGGAAAATCGCGATAGTGAAGACAGAGGTTGTAGCGAGTGTCGCCGTTTTCTAGGATCGGTGCCAACTCTTCGGCGACAAATGCCTCGTCTTTCGACGAATACGAGATGAAAGCATCGAACAGTTTCTCCCGTTCGTTTTTGTCAATATCGTTATTGTGGTAAAACAATCGTATACCGAATTTGGAATGGAACCACACACGAAGCTGTTGACGAAAAGCGAAAATCAGCAGACTAACTGTTATCGTCAGTAAAATGGCAATGAAGGTGAATATCAAAATCTTCACATAGTCTTCCATCGGGTGTGTCAACAGAAGCATGGTCTTTGAGGCTGTCGAATTCCCACCACTGCTACCCACTATTATCTCACTGTCGAATTTTGTCGACATTCGGCAGAGATTTGTTCGTTCGGTGCTGCTCAACAGCACAAATATTTCGTCAAGAGATTTTACACTTTCGCCGCTCAACGAGCATTTGATACTTTGCCAGTCTTTAGTCACTTGGTGCTGTCGAAAGAATTCGTAAAAATATTCGGAATCGTTGCAGAAACAATTCCAGGGATTTTCGGATAGTCGAAGGTCAATTAAACTGACCGTAGGCAGCATCCACAGATTCATCGTCTGGATGCGATTATTGTCTAATCGAAGCATTTTTAATGCCACTAAATCACTAAACGTTTCATTATCTACGTaactaatttcattaaactgtAAATACAATTCGGTCAGGCTTTCCAAACCTTCAAATTCGTTCCCGTTCAGCACCTGCAGTTTATTGTTACCCAAATGCAACAATTCCAGCTCAAACAGACCGTTAAACGTTCGATTTTGCAGAGTTTGAATGTTGGACGAATTCAGGAACAGAATCCGGAGCTTCTTTCTGCCGATGAATGCATGGCTACCGATCTCCGGAAAATTGTTTCCGTCGATGTAAATTTGTGTTGCATCCATAGGTATCTGCTCGGGCAATCGATCGTTGTATTCAGCTTTCGAACAGTCGACTACATTCGATGTCCAACTTTGATCGTGATAGCAGGTGCAATTATTCGGACATCCCATCTTACAATCACAGGCAACGAAATCACAGCAATGACAGAGGGCAGAACAGTGTGTCTCGTATTTGCAGAGGAACTGATTGGCCATTGCTTCCACCAGTGGAACGTATGTTTTACCTGTGAGGTGAAAATTCGGAGAAACTTAGACACTCTATGCTATGCCACACTCATTAACTTAGGTTGCAAGAGCTTTTAGAGAGCTTTTTCGAACTTTAAGCTTTCttcagaattttgaatttaatttttttgacctACCTCGATTGTACAGTAATTTGCAGTAAATGCTAGCGACATCCATCAATAGCGGTTGAGTCCGAGACGCTGTGTTATTCTTTTGAAGCCAGTCCAAATTACCTGGATGAGTAACAAAGTTTTTGCTTTAGAAATATTTCGTTTAGCCTCTGTACAAAGATTAGACTTACAGTCGCATTGAAATGGATTCCCTCCGACATAAAATTCTGGCAAAGGTTTGTCTTCCGGTATGTGAGATATGCGCAGTGCATTAGGATCCaatgtggaaattttgttgcCAAACAGATCAACGCGAGTTATATTCGGCTTCTTGAAGAATGTGTACGATTGCACTCTCGTAATCAAATTGTCGTTCAAGTACACAACCTCAATGCTGTTCGGTATGGAGCTTCCGGTTATTTCGGTCAAGCGATTCGAACTGGCATCGAATGTGCTCAACGAGAGATGTGACtgaatttcgaaataattccCCAGTTCGGCGATTCGATTTGCATGGATATCCAGCCACTTCAATCCGGTGGGTATGAGAGCATAATCGAATATTTCGAAATGATTGTCGGAAATATTCAGCCACACCAAATTCGGTAGATCAGTGAATAGTCCAGCGATATCGGTTAATTGATTGCCGTCTAGACGTATCGCTTGTAGATTTGAATTATTGCTGAAGGAGCCGCTGTCCActttcttgattttatttcgcgATAAGTTTAATATTTGCAGTGCGTACAATTTGGCAAATGTTTCTCGTTCGATTTGTTCCAGGTAGTTCTCTGTTAAGCGTAATCCGAACAGGTGTGTCATTTCACCGATGGGAGTGTTTTTGATGGTTGTTAATCGATTCTCTCCCAAGTCTAATGTTTTGAGTAGAGTCACTTCACGCAGGGCCTCCGGAACGTTGtccaatttatttccatttaaatggAGGTCCTGCAGGCTCGTACAATTTACAAAGGCCAGCCGATGAATCTTTGATATTCGATTATAGTCCAGAGACAATAATGTCAATCTCTCCAAATTAGCAAGCGTCTTCAAGTCGACCGAAAGTAACTGATTGTTGGACAAGACCAGTGTAGTGAGTTTCGACTGATTCGCGAACGTCTGCTCTGGTATGTACTTGATTTGATTGTTATTCAACTTTAAGATCTCCAAATCGTGCAGCTCTGAGAAGATTGCAGCTTCAAGTTTATCGATGTGATTAAACGATAGGTCTAGGTACACCAACATCTTGAGCTTTTTAAATGTGCCAGAATTTATCCAATACGACGTCAGTTCGTTGTGTGACAAGTCTAAAATTGCTAGTTGATTCAACTCGGCGAACAGTCCCGGAGCAAGTACATTCAGACTGTTGTTTTGCAGGTAAATCTCTTTTATGTTTCGAGCTTCGTTGAACAGTTCAGGTGGCAGATTTGTTAGCGCATTTTCCGACAAATTGATCAATAAAAGTGACAACAATCCTTCCAGTGCCCGATCGgcaatgaaattcattttgttgttgttcagcTGTAACGTCTGTAATTTTCCCAGCCCAGAGAAAATGGCCGCTTGTAGATTATCGATGTTGTTGTGCGATAGGTCTAACGTTTGTAAATTGGCACCACATTTCTTCGACGGCCGAGTGCTTGGCGATGCACTGAAATGAAAGCTAATCATATCGTGCAGACGATTGTTGGTTAAATTCAGGTATTCCAATGAAGTCAGTGGGCATAGCATTGCATCTGGGATGAATCGCATGCTGTTGTCACTCAAATCAAGACGTTCGAGGAGTTTGAGCTCGTCTGAaaggagaaaataattttcgatcaTTTGATTGCTGCAGACGGTTTATATTCAGCGAATAATTTTCGAAAGACAAGCTTCTGGAAGACAATAATCAATCCTCatcttatttttgtgtttttgtaaaaagatttCAGCGAAAATTCGATACTTAAAACCGTCATCCCGTAGGAATTTCGTTGCAAAACTACATCACAAAAAGAGGTGTTCATCatctttttacatttaaatgatTTAAGAGGAATGAATGCTTAGCTTAGATAAAATGGTAGCCGACATTTGTgagtttcgtattttattttcggtaaaGAAAGCTGAACGGtttacgaaaatttcggtaaactgctgacttttctcagagctggtcaaagtgctacaaatctattttctgttgaaagctaacacattgaTGTTAACAAGGAGTCTGATGAACATAATATTATCgaacataaaatacaaaacgCAAACAAGTAgtctacaattttagctatgcatcgatgcctcttaacaAATGCAAATAAGATAGCACCAACATTAGCACCGAGAATTGTGCTATGATTCCCTTTTCGCATTAATTCCACAATACCTTAACGTGCtactttttacaattttgcgAAGAATCTGTTTGAGCAATAGCTCTTATAATTATCCTTTTATAcataaatcataaatgaaaGCAGTTTTTCAGTTACACTCAATGTTCCATCTACTAGACACAAATGTATTATGTAGcgtcacggcagagtaaaataaaccaggcaggagagctaatttttgaaacagacataaattggaaaattttattcgcaaaaaaataaGGCTACTAaataattcaggtccctagtcaaataaAGCGCTACTGCCTgatttactttactctgctgTGGTAGCGTGctacaaaaaacaattattgGACGACTATACATTTGTTATTGATACCGTCACAACGACGACCAAAACACAAACGACGTACTTTGACTAACGTACGCTTATATATGAAAATGCATATTAAgcgaaatgaagtaaaagatttcgtgcAACTTGCTTAATAAAAAGAAGTAATGAAACTGCTcatatttaatcaaaattatagCACCTCCACTCCACACGACGTTCCATTTCTTTTGAACAAACAGTCAGATTAACTTTATATGAAGCtcataaaatcataaattctagttgtcgaggaaaaaaaattcatgaaaatgagTTGAGTTTTGAGTAGTTCTCGAAAATTGGAGGTTACATCCTTTTGTAATGTAGCCCCgggcaaaaaatgaataatctAACATTGCCGAATTGTTAAATGGTTTGAATtcgaattaaataaattagtgaTCTGAAGTCAACCGCATCATCACCAAcacagaaaatcttttactacATTAGAATAAATGGTTTGatacacgacagagtaaagtttattttacatgctacatgcgtcgaaaaccgtacttttcatgttttaagcacttctttcgacgccctcagcatgtaaaatccattatataactcgggataaaaatgaaaagtctcgttttcgtgtgtttattgacatcggcttcgcctcggatcaacaaaattcacacgaaaactctacttttcgttttttttatccctagtcatgtaaaatactgtttcatctgtttcatttttactaattaagcaattgaacaaaatttcttaagAACTATATAAACACTCTCAATTCGtattttttacttcttttcgttagaaaataattgaagtagAAAATTCGTAATgagacaagaaaaaaaaattcccatgCAAAAAAGgttgaacattttaatttacgCTCACAATTTCGGTATGAAGAAAGTACATTATATTGTTAACCAGAACAGCTCCCATCATGACATTGTCTTCGATAttataatttgtttgtttttcgcaTTAGATTGTTTTggatttttcaactttgaaTCAACTTAAAACTAATTATTTCCCGAACAGACATCTAACAGAATGGATTGTTTCTGGTTCGCAATAACATTCATTATCACAACAACATCAGTAATCGAAATAGAATGGGCTTTGAATATTACTTTTGTCAGTAAAACGGCGTGAATTATACACAAATTTATGTCAGAGGCCATAACCAGACGTGCCAGCGTTCGTGAGTTGAATTCCAGGTGAATAGCAGCTAAGCGCTGCTTCTAGCATGGCACTCCGTTTTTTTCGTAGAGATAGATGGcttagattttgaaaaaattcctCGATTCTTGTGTGGCCGGGTAATcagaatttcagaatttttcggaactttttcggaattttttcagccCTGCCGGTAATGGCTGATCgtaaaccgaaaacatgcacttttcctATGGAGATGCAGAACCGTTGgaacacatataaaaaagatttgaaaatcttACATGTAGCAGGTACCTTGTCTCCAGTTAATGTACATTATCTACCACTGGTGTATTTTTTGAATGAGGCGCCACAGTTTTGACAGTTATTGTAGATTAGCTGGAGACAAAATTACCTGCTACAGgaaagattttcaactcttttttgtcagtgaagTTCATCGATGTAGCCaaatgtttacaattttttcaactgatCATATCTTAGCGTCCATTTCCATTCA is a window from the Bradysia coprophila strain Holo2 unplaced genomic scaffold, BU_Bcop_v1 contig_94, whole genome shotgun sequence genome containing:
- the LOC119085386 gene encoding toll-like receptor Tollo, whose product is MISSMRNLITVFLCIAVGVLTATISNSLLYQAPDECRWFGSANDITLVCRLRTINSELENTNFSVIQPQNTIRLRLECNDALLFQSSINPGSFRPLFELRSLTINYCKIGNLTDGSFQGLRELRNLTIQTHNTDWSPMSLEISGNVFTDELKLLERLDLSDNSMRFIPDAMLCPLTSLEYLNLTNNRLHDMISFHFSASPSTRPSKKCGANLQTLDLSHNNIDNLQAAIFSGLGKLQTLQLNNNKMNFIADRALEGLLSLLLINLSENALTNLPPELFNEARNIKEIYLQNNSLNVLAPGLFAELNQLAILDLSHNELTSYWINSGTFKKLKMLVYLDLSFNHIDKLEAAIFSELHDLEILKLNNNQIKYIPEQTFANQSKLTTLVLSNNQLLSVDLKTLANLERLTLLSLDYNRISKIHRLAFVNCTSLQDLHLNGNKLDNVPEALREVTLLKTLDLGENRLTTIKNTPIGEMTHLFGLRLTENYLEQIERETFAKLYALQILNLSRNKIKKVDSGSFSNNSNLQAIRLDGNQLTDIAGLFTDLPNLVWLNISDNHFEIFDYALIPTGLKWLDIHANRIAELGNYFEIQSHLSLSTFDASSNRLTEITGSSIPNSIEVVYLNDNLITRVQSYTFFKKPNITRVDLFGNKISTLDPNALRISHIPEDKPLPEFYVGGNPFQCDCNLDWLQKNNTASRTQPLLMDVASIYCKLLYNRGKTYVPLVEAMANQFLCKYETHCSALCHCCDFVACDCKMGCPNNCTCYHDQSWTSNVVDCSKAEYNDRLPEQIPMDATQIYIDGNNFPEIGSHAFIGRKKLRILFLNSSNIQTLQNRTFNGLFELELLHLGNNKLQVLNGNEFEGLESLTELYLQFNEISYVDNETFSDLVALKMLRLDNNRIQTMNLWMLPTVSLIDLRLSENPWNCFCNDSEYFYEFFRQHQVTKDWQSIKCSLSGESVKSLDEIFVLLSSTERTNLCRMSTKFDSEIIVGSSGGNSTASKTMLLLTHPMEDYVKILIFTFIAILLTITVSLLIFAFRQQLRVWFHSKFGIRLFYHNNDIDKNEREKLFDAFISYSSKDEAFVAEELAPILENGDTRYNLCLHYRDFPVGAYIADTILQAIESSRRTIMVLSENYIKSEWCRFEFKSAHHQVLRDRRRRLIVIILGEIPHKDLDPDIRLYLKTNTYLQWGDKFFWDKLRFALPDVPNNRRNQLNQLNQTASTSRPNLCHHNINIHNNQRNLIQMTNLQPPNNSMPLAAASRVLPVQNL